CTCAGCTTAAACACAAAACAATTTATCAGGAAGTACAAGGAACAAACCCCAGAGAAGATACATACTTTGTTAGATAAAAAAGTATGTTCAAAgtctagttaatttttaaaaagtcatcaccTAAATTGAAACATGCTACCCTAACTCCCTATCACTAAATGTTTAAATTTCCTATGAAGATGGTTAAAATGTATCTTTTCACTCTAATTCATTTCAAATGTAGAAGATAGCTTTTCCACAAGTTCAGGGCACCAGCTTTTATAGAACAATGGCAAAGACTGTACCAAgataagaaaaaattcaaattaagtcTTCTTCgtgtattgtttatatttttaattttctgcatgTTAGACATTTGACATCTTAAAACCTTTCTGGCTGAAGACTGTCCCTCCTGGAGCTCCTCATTTCTTAGAGATGGCAGAGGACTCAACAGGGGACATGCCTTTGATATGCAGACGAACCAGTGTGGAGCCCGCCTCCCCTGCTGGCCCCAGCACCCAGGAGACAGCCCTTCTCTGCCTCCATCAGCCCAGCACCTGGCCCAGGCAGCCGGAGACTCTCCCGGGATCTTTGAGACCGAAATCACTCAACAGCCAATCCCGAACTGCTCGCCCtgccctgtctttccctctgctcctgtcttctgtcacctgaCCAAACTCTGCTTTTTCTGTGCCTCTCTGGCATTTGGTGACCCCCTCTCTAGAACCTGTGTGAATGTAATAAACTTCGTTTTCTTGAGCCTTTCCTGTGTCTTCTCTTGTAGCCATGCCTGACTGAGTGATCATCACAACTCCCTTTTGCTGTCATTTCTGCTTCCCGTACAGTCCTAGGCATAATTTTGAACTGCCTTTTATGAAGACAACACAAATAATCACAAAGTGTAAGTTAAGTGAAGAATAagggaaaatatttatacatgcTATACCTGGAACAGACACTAGAAGAAACTATTGGAATAAGTCAGTAAGGCATGAGACCTAATCTACCGGATCCAACTGCCTCTGAGTCACAAAACCCCTTGAGGACCCCAAacccctcctgccttcctcttaacctactttattgaaaagactgaGGCTGCAACTCCAGCTCAATAGCTCCCAGGGCCCCACTCTTTAATGAAGTAAGTGTGTCTACTCTGCCTCTCATCTCTGGGTCTTTCCCCAAGTCTCCATCTGAGAAGGGATGAGGCCCCACTTCTGTGCTGGGTGTAGACCTGGTCCACCCACTCCAGAATCCCCTGAAGTATCTGTAGAGGATGCAGCCCAGGACTGCTAAGTCAGATGGGACCCGGGGCTCCGGAGTCAGTTCCCACAAGCCCCCTAGGAGTTCCAGTCCGGTCTGCGCACTGGAAGGCAGCGAGCTGCAGCTCCGCCCTCACACTCCGCCCTGAGCCTCTCCCTCCCGGCTTGCAGGCtccttacatatacatatattttaagtcatatttaaaaaaaaaacaataccttTGGCTCTCTTGCTTCCTCTGGCTACTACACCATCTCTCCTTCTACTTACTGTCAGATACATGCAGACCCCTCCCCACGGCCTGCCTGCACTTACTCCTCACCCAGGGCAGGCATTAAGAGCTGCTGCTGAGTAATGAGAGGTGCAATCAGCAGATGACCTTGAAACCCGAAGCACAGCACCTCCTGCTCCTGGGAGACCTAGTCCTCCCGGTAGAGCACACGGTCTGAGAAGACCCAGGTGCAGAAGCCACTCACATGTGTCGGCCAGCACCCCCTTTCTGGGAGAGCACTCCTCCTCAGTTTGGGAATGCTGATTTATCTGAAATCTTTCTCTCTGAACCCTAACCACCTCCTAGAGATGCCTGAGACTAGGACTTCCTTCAGTGACCCATCAGCACTGTAGGGGGGAAACTATGcctttttccattttaatctcccatcaggcccaggacagtGTTTGACACAGAAGCTGCTCCATGAATAGATGAGTAAATTAAGAATTAGTCATTTAATTGCTGATAGTCTCTTATTCACATATTTTCAAAGCAGAAACGTCTGACACAGAAGCAGAGCGCACGAGGACCGAGAGCCCTTACCTGGGGGTCTGCACGTTGCAGTGGTAGATGTACTCCGTCACGGTGTCGTCCTCAAACATGGAGGAATACTTCCGCTTGAAATCGGGCCTCAAACGCTGCACTAGGCTCAAACCTAGGAAATAGAAAATGCGTGCTTTAAATGATAACTGACGTGTTGACTAATACAGAAAGTTTTAGTCTCTGCTTATGTAATGAGTACTGTGTGCTTACAACATATACTATACATTGAAATAAATACTTTAGGTGGAAGAAACCACCTCTCTAGAAGCGCCTCTCAAATTCCCTAAGAAGAGCTTCAAGTGCGAAACTCAAGGTCTCACACACTGACTTACAGATGTGCTTTGGTTTAAAAACATGTCAGTTTTCTAAGACTTGTTTTTGTAGGAAAATAAATTCTATTGAACATGGTAGATGAACAGAGCAGCTGGTCCATAAGATTAATTTATTAACTTGTACGTCTcccacaatatatatatttctataaaaaaaacaaattctggGTTTCTGCTCGGCACACTAGCATACTCCCTGCTCAGGCACCCCGTGGCTCCCGCCCCCGCATCCTGGGGCCAGGAGAGGGCGGGGCCAGGCAGCCGAGGAAAGAGGCTGCAGGGCAGAGCAGCCAGGCCCTGGTCAGGTCACTGCCAGTCACTGCCATCCGGGACTAGCCAGTTCCCCTTCTGCTCTCACTGCCTACGATTCCAGCAAGGCCTGGCTTCCTTAGTGGGCTTCCTTCCTACTTCTGAGGGAATCACACAGCTCcatcgcctggcctgtggtggcacagtgttaAAAGTGTAGACCTGAgcactaaggtcgccagttcaaaaccctgggccagtTAACGCACAGACAACAAGCaaccgatgaacaactaaagtgaagcaactatgagttgctacttctcgtctaccctcctccctctgtaaaatcaataaatctttaaaagaatCTTTTATGAAGCGGCTGACAGTCTACACTGctctccaccaccaccagcaccatgtGCAAGCAATAACGACAGGCACACTTCCTCTACCACGTCTCCTTATTTCTTTTCGTGCTTTCTTCTTACCACAATTGCTACTTGTGTAACTGTGATCAAGTCAAATCCATTACTGCACAGACTCTCCGGTGGTTCGGTCCGGGGAAGACCACACTCCTGAGGAGAGGGgctctcctggggggggggtgtgtgaaAGGCTGTCTGTGAGAGCAGGAGGCTGCAGTGTGGACAGTCCGGTCCCTGTGCCCCGGTTCCTGCAGGCCCACTGCTCTCCCACCCCACAGGGACGGCCGGCCCCAGGGCAGGGAGGGCCAGGCCGGCAGAGGGGGCAGAATCTGCAGTCCCCGACGCAGCACGTATTTCCACCCCTCACCCACCCCCAAGCCTCTCTTTTCTTGCGAGCGGACCCTGATTCTTGTATATTGATTAGGTGGCAACGTGCCCAAGAAAGCAGGCCCCTCACTCCAGCCTGACAATGTATCATGGTTGATCGTCccagaaatgtttctttttgcTGGTGAAAGAATCAGGTGGGCAGACACATAGGGGAGGTCTGTTGGGACCTTTCTAGGAAGGCTTCTTCCCTGACACAAAGCACTGTGGAGAAAGGCCATTTTCGTGTTTCCCCTTCCTGCTCAGAGCGAGACGATGCTTCATGCTACTGTAGCCATCCAACAACCGTGAGGAAAACGTCAGGAGAATCCCAGTTGCAGGCCGAAGCCCAACACCAACGAGCTGGCTACCAGAACAAATGCTAAGACCACCTGCCTCCAGACTGCTTGCTAAGGAAATAAGGAAAGGCCTTCCAGTTCAAACCACTTAGGTATTCACCGACTTGCAGCTGAAAGTACTCTTAACTGATACATGTTATAAGAGGGTAAGACAAGGGTCCAGACCATCAACAACTGTGACAAGGGAAGAAAACTCCCTTGGCTTGAGGACTGAAACAGAGGAGCTGAGTCAAATGAACTTAAATCAGAGATTAAACACTGGCCTAAATATATGACCAGAAACACAAATCAGGAGTCCCTAAAATCTTTGTGGAAAAGAATGGCTTCATGTTCTTAACAATGACGTTATGGGACAAGAAAGGAATCCGAGTATGATGGTGCCCGCTGTCGCCACGGTCAGTCAGGTCAGGCTTGTGATCTGCGGCTGGATGGCACCAACCCGACAAGTGCTGCCCACGCTCACCAGCAGGTGCACATGCGCTTCTCCCGGGACCTGGGCTGACTAACCTCATCCTCGGCATTTCCACCTTCTCGGCTTTGCTAATTACCTGTAACGTTGACACTATAAAGACTCCTCTTTGAGGAGAAGGGTctagtttcattcatttttcgGCATGGACTGGTACttttcagaggaaaagaaaaaggaaggttcAGTTTTTCTGCTTGTTTTAAGATTCCGACTAGCAATGGTGATAGTAAGCACTCCGCTACCACTATCTATAAGCACATTGCTTTCCTGGGCACAGAGCTAAGCACTCACCGAAGGGTCCTGCAATCCTGAGGCCAGCTAAAGGGTTAAATGGAGTCAGTGCTGCTCCCAAGGCCCGGATCCACACTGGGATTGGTCTGTCCTGATCAGCAAGGTCCGGCCGCTCAGGGAAGCCCCAGGGCTCCACTAAGATGAGGTGACTCACCCTGTTGGGAGACAACAGACTTCAGTTCATTTGGCAAATTCACCCTAGGATTGTGAAGAATTAgacaatttataaagtaaagacaAAATGAAACACCTTCTAAAACCTTCACAATGAAGACAAGACTATGGCTGGACAGGTCACACCACGTTCTTCTCACATGTAAACTTGGGATGCGGCAGGATCTGCGAGGTGTGTATGTATCTGTGTATGTGGTAACTGTGTGACTCCTCCtcacaaatttgttttttaagctacACTCTGGCAGACAACCATTCAGAAAATCCAATGGTCCCATCTAACTCAGAGCTAACACTGCAGAAATGACAGTCACAAAATAGTTTCACCAACAATAGTTATCTCCTATGAACCAATCATTCTAACAATTTAAGAGGCATTAGGGCTTTAAGTGGGTACAAAAGAACTTTAAAAGGACTTCTCACAAATATAAGGATAATGTAATAATATGGGCTGAAAAGATACCCCTTAGTTTTGGGTTCCAGCTTGGTGAACAGGAGCACACTGACCCCTACCCATGACATCACACTAAAGTGGCCTTGGACGCTAtcctttcctcattttcttccttaCAGATAAGAGGTAGAAAACCTTCAGCCCAACCGCATATAAAATTGTCTCATATCACATATCCTGCAGTCCTGAGGCCAGCTAGAGGGTTaaaaggcaggggtagtcaacctttttatacctaccacccacttttgtatctctgttagtagtaaaattctctaactgcccaccagttccacagtaatgggcatttataaagtagggaagtaactttactttataaaatttacaaagcaaagttacagcaagtgaaagcatataataattacttaccaagtactttatgtcagattttcgctaagtttggcagaataaatctttataaaacaacttactacagttaaacctatctttttatttatactttggttgctccgctaccgcccaccatgaaagctggaacgcccactagtgggcagaagggaccaggttgactaccactggttaaAAGGAgtcaatgtttatttttccatccttCAAAACTGCTTCTGCTGAGGGAAAGTGGCAACTATCCGCAGTGCTTCCTCCTGTGTGGCCGCGAGGTTACACAGCCTGCAGAACCCAGCACAGCAAAAGGCTCCTCCAGACAGAAGATGACTGTCAACTGTGAACAGCCAACAAATGCCAGCAGAAATCTCCCAAGGAGAAAGTGACAATGATTCTAAAGTCCTTTTCCTAAGTCataactgaaatagaaaaaaaccagaaCATGGGTAAAGATGGCTATTATTCCCAATAGAAAATGTCTTACTAGTTTTGCCAGtatgatgcatttttttttttttttttgtatttttctgaagctggaaacggggagagacagtcagacagactcccgcatgcacccgaccgggatccacccggcacgcccaccaggggcaacgctctgccaaccagggggctatgctctgcccctccggggcatcgctctgccgcgaccagagccactctagcgcctggggcagaggccacggagccatccccagcgcccgggccatctttgctccaatggagccttggctgcgggagggggagagagagacagagaggaaggggggggggtggagaagcaaatgggcgcttttcctatgcgccctggccaggaatcgaaaccgggtcccccgcacgcacgccaggccgacgctctacagttgagccaaccggccagggccacgatgCATTATTAATCAGCcatttgtttgcattttctctAGCAGAAAGTACCCGGCACAGACCCGGAGCAtagagctccaagggcccttggAGAACTCAGCCCAATCTTTCTTCACAGACGAGAAGGGAGCTGAGATGTACTATGTGACCTGCTCCAGGATAAAGCTAGATAATGTAGAACTAGGAGTAAAACCCACATTTCCTGAGTCCAGTATACAAACAGATGCCAACGAGCGACTGGCAGAGAAGGTAGTCTCTCCTAAGGACAGGCTAAGTAAcatataagaaatataatgaCAAAGCACCTGACTTTTATCAACTCTGGGCCACTATACTCTAGATTTTATAGCATCAAGATTTGTAGACTGTAACCACAAATCTGTGTAGAAATATGTGACGTGAGATTTCCATAGACTCTGAGTGTCTTTGCTCACAGAAGTTTTATGAGACTCTTACTTTCTAATAGTGTATAGAACAGGAATGAAaataagggctttttttttttaatgtagaaaagaGTTTGTTTTAATGGCAGAGACTATCTCTGATGCTCTTGACTTCCTCCTTAAATTCCTCTTACACAGCCCACTTTGAAATCTGAGAAAGGGGGAGGTGTGTTAGAGGTATGAGTAGAATTTATGATACAGCCACTGTGTTGAAAGCAGCAAAAATTCACGTtagaaaagaatattatttacTATTGACTTACctcttaaagagaaaaattaactcTATTAAAACATACTGTACCCTCAAAGATGACTAAATTATTGTTATAAATCTGTAATGGGATCTTGCCCAATCTACTCCAGGCTCTGCGTGCTAACTCACGCAGGAGGAGGACAAAAGAAAACTTGAGGGAAGGAAAGTCTAGTTAGTCTAGTTGAGTGACTATTCTATTTGTGCCTTAGTTTTGGCATGCCTTGTTTAATAGGGATCTGCAAAATATCATCTCCAGGTAAAAAGGTCACCTTAGCAAATTATGCAAAGTATGTATACTGGAGTACAtgacctttttttgttttgaaagagtAAATTGTTCCAATAATTGTTTAATCCTGAGTCACCCGCCTAGCATGGTGCTTAGCACATGATGATCGGTAAACATTTGGAATATTGTTTTTCcacatttctgtttggttcttatCTATAAGGatacacaaattttataaagtataatcAAATAGTAAGCAAAGGAGTTAGTCCAGTCTGGATTTTTCTGGTCCCCAAGATGGCATCAGAACATCACCGCAATTTCCTACATTAATCTAGCAGGTCATTACTCAATACTTGGTAGTAAAATCCATTTAGAGACTCAGAGCCAGtctgattgttttttaataaaattatataatgtggaatagaaaaatatgtaacaAGTGTATCATTCCACAAACTTTGTTTCAGACACACATATAGACATATAATTCTGAGGGTTATAGTAAAAAAAGCTTGAAaatcattttttcaaatgttCTGCAACAATATCTGCTTTTACTACATGCAAAAAAAGTCTCAGAAAATAATTGTTCCCTATTTTTGGTTGTACGGCTTTTAAATGAGATAGACTGTGTAAAACTATTAAGTAATAAATATGCCATCAAGGTTAGCTAGCCACAGTAGGCAAAATAGAGAGACTAGCAGAGAACTCATTCCAGGGAATGTGGGAAGACAGCGGCCAGAACCACGTGAGCAGTGAGTCATCTGACTCCCATTCTTTATGAAGGCCAGATCACAGGACTTGTCTCACAGGTTATTATAACCTTGCAGGAGACCAAGTTCCCAAGCTATCTTCTCACCTTCTTTTCCAACGAaaaaattatctcatttgataGGAGTTATTTGGTTTTGAAGTGTATGTAAATTAGTATATTAATCCAGACCCTATCCTCTAATATTCCATAGCCGACAGCACTGATGGGTTGTTAGCTCATATATAGGATCTTAATGGGTCTGCCAAGACACCATATGTGAATCACTCTACCAGGCATCTTTGTTAAGAATCAAAGACTGATTCAAAttacaggaaaaacaaataaCCAGCAGAGCAGGTACAAGAAAACAGCCCATCAGTTTCAAAACAGAGAGAGGCATTCCTCTCCAGGTTAGTCACTAGACAGGTCTGGAGCTGGAAGAAGGTGAGCAGACTCCAGTATAAAGGACAAAGTGGTGGACAACACGCAAACTCTACCATGGGACCACCAGGTCTAAGCACTAACAGGGGTGTCTAACCTGACTTTCATCAGTGTTAAGTTCAGCCACCAACAAGACATAACAAGGAGAATATTCCATTAGAACTAAAATGCACAAGGGAGTCTGCAGGACCTACTTACGGAACAAGGCCAGAAACAAAAGGACCAGAAAGAACTCGAGTCAATGCACAAATGAGGAACTCTCAAGGTGGAGCTAGCCACAGGTACTTCCCATGATGTGCAAGCCACTGGGGGAATGGGGCAGGTCCAGAGCACAAACTAAGTACCTCCAACTTCAGATCAAGTCAAACAGCCCTTCTCAAGAAAAGCAGAAGTGCTCAGCCCAGCTCTGCAGTTAGAAGATAGAGCCAGGCAAGGTCAAAGGTTAGATGACCTGAAAACCCTTTTAATGGAGAGGCAAAGACCAGTTGTAACCTATTCTGTTTAACTTGGATGAAATGGATCTCTTTGCTAAACACTTTCTAGGTAATAaaagttcttttctttcatttttaacaaaTACCTGAAAGTTGGATAAGAGACATACAGAGTAGATAGTTCCATACTTGCTTAGTTGATACTGGTAAAAGATAAAATGAAGCACATTAAATTTTTAAgcgtttatttgagcaaaaatctattttaatcaGGCAGCATCAAACCAGAAGTAGTTAGGAGTACTCCACTAAGCCAGATGAAATATTGGTTCTGTGTGATTTGTTGTCCTTAcgtttttgttcttttccaagtgagacgagaggagacagagagacagacttccgcatgtgacCCACCCGGGATCCATACAGCAACcaccatctagggccaatgctctgcccatctggggccatgcctcaacagagctatttttaacacccgGGGCCTATgggctcgaaccaatcgagccatggctgtgggaagagctagagagagaagggagagggggagaagtgaagaagcagatgggcgcttctcctgtgtgccctgaccaggaatcaaacccaggacttgcacacgctgggccgaagctctaccactgggccagccAGCGAGGGCCACCCTTAGGTTTTGATTTCATAACCGTGAGGTGCTTATAGGTTTAGATTATGGTTGCTTACACAGGTCATGGTATTAAGAGCCACATCAGTCTAGTGGCCTCcttgtttcattcatttaacattgGGCACCTGTAATGTGCCAAGCACAGAGTTCTGACTGAACTTCATTTATAATTTGGGATATCTGGAAATCCAGAGAACCTTGCtaatttgaaattaatttgtatttaataatttaagttaAGTGCTTAAGAACATAGGCTTGACTATCCAACACTCTACATTCTGTAAAGTTCCACTTAATATCTGGTAGCGATCAGTCAATTTAAACATGCTATTTTTCAAGCATTCTCATAttcttttattgttaatatttggTGGTTCTTGGTCCTGACACCTTAAGTAttgtatttcagttttatttctaatattaggCACAAACATTCAAAATTCATTTTCTAGAAATGTAGTCAGGCCAAGGCAGGGATCACTGGTTTTGTCTTAGATACTCGTTCTGTCTACATGTCATTCAAAACATGTTGTTATTCTCTTTCATAGGTAATTTTAAAGTGTTCATTCCCTTCTGAATTAATGAAATCccatatttcttcaaatatttcacAACTGCAAATTAAAATCTTCCCAACTAACCTAAACAGCAGATTGCCATGAAGAGTCAGGATTCTAAGACTTAGGGGTTTCAAAACCAGAGCGAGGCCCAGAGACCCATGTCATATCTCCAAGGGATAAATACCACAGAATAGACataataaatatctgttacaaAACACAGGAAGTCCAACCCTCACAAATAGCCCTATTGTCTTATACCAGAAAAGTTGCTTTTGTCTCTTACTTTCGCAACAAATGTTTGTCACTGAGAAGAGGACACAATCAAAGCCTACCCCAACCAGCCGACCAGGAGAGGAAAATCGGAATTTCTTTTGAAAGAACGGGTCTGCTAGTTGACAATTACAGCCTAGCACACACAGGACTCTGCCTCTTCCCAGAGGTCCAATGTAAATGCTGAATAAAGAATCTGCAGAGGAAAATTTGGCTCTTCCAGAGGAAGAAATCCTCAGGTACAAAAGGGCTGATGTCAAACTCCATGTCAACAGCACATCTGGAGTGACGCAATAGGCAGACTCACAGGTACAGGAATGCACTCTGGAAATGACCACCATCCACTGTCTCATTCACCAACCTCCATGTTACAGTTGGCTGCAATTTTGGATTTAAAAAGGAGTCCAATGGAAAAAGTACATTGGCAAGACAAAAATgctgatcttttttctttccaaaagatgaacaaaaatgagcttttcttctcatttttttagcaCTCTAATGTGATCTTCCCTCAGAGAAGTAACAAATAATAGGAAACAGCATAAGAAAATCAtagtaaaggaaaaaggagatgCTATAAAGATCTTGAAGCAAACATTCATTAATTTGATGACTATAAAAAATAGTTCTATAACAATAAAGGCTAGGGCACAGTATATTAAAACCCCTGTATGATACACTATGCAGGTCTATTTTCTGTAGTGTAGAGGAAACTAAAGCTTACAGATTAAGTGACTTTACTCTAAGTCAGAGATAGCACTAGGTCTTCTAATTCCTAACCTCTGGTTTCCAATACAGCTTATCATAACCTGGAAAAGGTTAAGAAAAACCTATTGGATCCAAAGGCCTAATGATAATAACAACAGTAAGCAATACCACAATTTTTACTTGTGGCTTCAGTTCTATACATTCTAAGTTTAACAAATAGAAAGTCCTTTCTCTTCTATAAATGTGTAGCATGTGTAACAGAAAAATCGACATTTCAGCTACTAAACTGGCCACTAGTTGTGACGACTGGTCTATGGGGTCCTTGAAGAGGATCTGTCTTGTAAGGCTCTGATACCAGCCACCACCAAAGATGGGAACTAGAGACTAGGGCTCGGTGCCTCTCTTCTGTCACCATCGCTTACCTTGATGGGTACTTCAGGGAGTAAGCAGCAGCCAAGAACCCACCCAGGTTGTGTCCAAGCAAGATCATTTTGTCCAGTCCGAGGGCACACCTCCACTCCTCAATGGAGTCCACGAACTGATTCTCGGCTTCCTCTGCTTCGCTGTCAAACACGGGTCTACTACTTCGTCCAAAGCCCAGCAGGTCAAAAGCATAGACGGGTCTATTGGTGCAAAGGTCTTCAAAATTCAGTGCCCAGAGTCCAAGACCTCCTCCAAAACCATGGAGCAGGACAAGTGGAGTCTTATTTGAAACATTATGAGATAATTTCAGTGtccatattttatttccattggaTATACGAACAGATTCTTTTTTGTACGTGCAGGGGA
This window of the Saccopteryx bilineata isolate mSacBil1 chromosome 10, mSacBil1_pri_phased_curated, whole genome shotgun sequence genome carries:
- the ABHD5 gene encoding 1-acylglycerol-3-phosphate O-acyltransferase ABHD5, giving the protein MAAEDEDTGERSGWLTAWLPTWCPTSTSHLKEAEEKILKCVPCTYKKESVRISNGNKIWTLKLSHNVSNKTPLVLLHGFGGGLGLWALNFEDLCTNRPVYAFDLLGFGRSSRPVFDSEAEEAENQFVDSIEEWRCALGLDKMILLGHNLGGFLAAAYSLKYPSRVSHLILVEPWGFPERPDLADQDRPIPVWIRALGAALTPFNPLAGLRIAGPFGLSLVQRLRPDFKRKYSSMFEDDTVTEYIYHCNVQTPSGETAFKNMTIPYGWAKRPMLQRIGKMDPDIPVSVIYGARSCIDGNSGTSIQSLRPHSYVKTIAILGAGHYVYADQPEDFNHKVKEICDTVD